A genomic stretch from Meriones unguiculatus strain TT.TT164.6M chromosome 15, Bangor_MerUng_6.1, whole genome shotgun sequence includes:
- the Cops9 gene encoding COP9 signalosome complex subunit 9, which translates to MKPAVDEMFPEGAGPYVDLDEAGGSTGLLMDLAANEKAVHADFFNDFEDLFDDDDVQ; encoded by the exons ATGAAGCCGGCCGTGGATGAGATGTTTCCCGAGGGCGCGGGGCCCTACGTGGACCTGGATGAG GCTGGAGGCAGCACTGGGCTCTTGATGGACTTGGCAGCCAATGAAAAGGCAGTTCATGCAGACTTTTTTAATG ATTTCGAAGATCTCTTTGATGACGATGATGTCCAGTGA
- the Otos gene encoding otospiralin — translation MQTQVLSWLALSILLGIPAGAKPMPEEADPYTQPPAMPYWPFSTSDFWNYVQYFQSQGAYPQIEDMARTFFAHFPLGSTLGFHVPYQED, via the exons ATGCAAACCCAGGTGTTGTCGTGGCTGGCCCTCAGCATCCTACTGGGCATCCCTGCAG GAGCCAAGCCAATGCCAGAGGAAGCAG ATCCCTACACACAGCCACCAGCCATGCCCTACTGGCCTTTCTCCACCTCTGACTTCTGGAACTATGTGCAGTATTTCCAGAGCCAGGGCGCCTACCCACAGATTGAGGACATGGCCAGAACGTTCTTTGCACACTTCCCCCTGGGGAGCACCCTGGGCTTCCACGTCCCCTACCAGGAGGACTGA